From the genome of Strix aluco isolate bStrAlu1 chromosome 13, bStrAlu1.hap1, whole genome shotgun sequence:
TTAACGATGGGCAAAGAAAGAAGATTTTAGGCTAGGCGATTTGCAGGCAGCAGGTGCAGCAGCAAGGCTGCAGCTGGCCCCAGCAGTGTGCAGCGGTGGGAGCAGCAGCTTGTGTCAGCCTGTGTCTGCAAGCAGGGCACAGTAAGTAACCTAGAGCGAGCCACAAAACCCCCACAGGCTCCTGTGGGGAGCAAGCCCTTCTGCAGGCTCCAAGCAGATCAAACAGAGGATTTGTCCTATGCAGCACCCTCTTTTGGGGTTGGGATGCACGCAGCAGCGTGGCAGTCAGCTGGTGCCACATGCACTAAGGGCAGCATCTGCAAATGGAAAGCAGCAGTTTCATGTGCTTTGGGGGAACAGCAAAGCCAGGTGAGCACTGCATACAGCCTTAGTCAGCTGTGGAAAAGGGATTAGCAGTAGCAAAGTGTGAAGCCACAAACCCCATGGCAGGGTAGAAAACTAACAATAAAGGACACACTGTTTTGGAATGAGAATAAGAAACCTCATTTGGAAAGTACAACCAACATCTGAAACATCTCCATTCAGTGGGCCAAGGTCATAAGAAAGCATTAGGGAGCAGGTAATAGGCAGTAAGATGAAAATGAACCTGTGCTCTGATATGGAGGGAATAATTCTGCCTACCCCCAGCAGGTGCATCATGTCAGAGAGGACTGAGAGACCAATACCATCAGGAAGAGATCTGTATGATGAATCCTTGTAAAATCACTAAAAGAACAATTGCTTGTCTCAGCATTTAGCCAAGTAGAGAGTCCTTGCCTGGACAGTGGCTCAGAAATCTCGCTTGGTTCAAGTATGTGTTTAACAAGTCCTCAGGAATCTGGGAGGAACCAGAGCAGTCCAGTAACACCGGCTTTTGCAAACACCACAGGCAGCAAGGCCTCTGCCACGGGGGGCTCACGTGGACCATTTTTTGCTAGGACACTGACAGCATGGCTTGTGCCGACAGCTCCTCAGAAGCTTCTCAACAGCATCTCAGAATAACGGGacagagagaacagagaaaggagtagcttttaaaatagtgaaaataagCTGCCTccaccctcctctctcccctgcccctGAAACAAAGGAGCCTTCTAGTCCCTCCTGTTTCTGGGAGACCCTAAAGTCTAAGACTTAGCAACTccaaggagggagcagccccGAGCAGACCCTCTGGCAGCTCCCGGAGAGGGCTGGGCCGCGGTACACCCACCCGGCCGACGGGCAGCAAGGGAAACTGgctttcttcttcctgctttcttctctgcACTCACATGTTGAGGGCAGGTAAGAACCTGggcagtgctggagcagggcCAAGGACCGGCCGGTGGACACAGGGAGAGGCTTTCAGGATGGGCGATGGCCAGATGTTATCTCAGGAAATACCTACGGGAGGGCTGGGCtgaagagaatcacagaatcattccgGTTGggaaagaccctcgggatcatcgagtccaaccaccagccctactctacaaagttctcccctacaccacatcccccaacatctgaCCCAAACGACCCTTAGGTACCCAGGGCGCTGTCACACAGCTACTCCCCGCCCTCTGGCCAGCGGTGGCCGATCCGCGCGGTTCCCCTGCCCGCGGCCGagcgcccgcagccgccgccggggGCTCGCCCCGAACGGCCGCGGAGCtcccgcgggggggggcgggaggggggcgcGCCCACCCGCCCTCGCAAgcgggaggaggcagcagctcccagcctgcaGAGCGGGCAGAGGCACCGCCCCGCTCCCgctttctgtttctcttcccgGCAGTGCCCTCCCTCTGGCCCTCGGGGCGGGGGCAGATCCGGCGCCATGGCCGAGCGGGGCGTTGTGGCCGGGCTGAAGGAGGAGCTGACCTGCCCCATCTGCCTGAGCATCTACAGCAACCCCGTGTCCCTGGGCTGCGGGCACAGCTTCTGCAAGGAGTGCATCCAGGAGGCGCGCAGCCGGCGGCCCTCCCCGCAGAGCCCCTTCAGCTGCCCGCTGTGCCAGGCCCGGGCCGACCCGGCCGCCGAGCTGCAGCCCAACGTCCAGCTGCGCAGCATCGCGCAGAAGTTCTTGGATGCTCCCGctcagcaagaggaggaagagcgtgAAGTGCAATGCGAAGAGAAGGGGGAAAGTTCGGGCCAGGAAGATGAGGTGATCCTGTGCGATTTCTGTCTTCAGGAGCCCCAGCCGGCCGCGAAGACCTGCCTGAGCTGCGAGGCCTCCCTGTGCCAAGCCCACCTGATCAAGCACAACACAAAGAGCCCCTCGAAGGACCATGTCCTGATGGAGCCCTGTGATTCTCAGGTTTTGGCCAAGAGGAGATGCCCCCAGCATGGCAAACTGCTGGAGTGCTACTGCGAGACCGACTTGGTCTGCATCTGCATGCTGTGCTGTGTCATGAGCTCCCACAAGGACCACAAGATCACCTGCTTGGAGGAGGCTTTTGGCCGAGTGCAGGTAAGAGGCTGCCAGGACCTATGGGGCTCTGTGACACAGAGACCTGCCCACAGCACAGGGATGAAAAATCTCCCAAGTTCCAGATCTGCAGACTCAGGATACGGCTAAATCTCCATCTTGGGATGTTGGGCTTTTATTCCTAGTTTGCCCCAGATTCCCTCTGGGCTTGCCCCTCAGCATATACAACAAGATATAAACACTTTCTTCCCATCCTGAGGAGCCAGACTCGTGGGACCGAGTGCTTGTGGCTATGCTTTTAGTCCTCAGTGCACTTTCAAGCCAGAAGATCAGCCTGAGCTGCATTTATGCAATGAAAATTAATGACAGAGTAACAGAAAGGAAGCTCTTGGCACTGAAGGTAGCTTTGTGTGTGGCTCTTGCACATGAAcacttttcagtttcaaaatgtcTTCCCTGTGCTCATAATTGTGGTAGTGTTCAGGGACAAAATCTTCCAGTAAACCTTTATTTATTGATTTGACCTGAGAGCATGGAGTGAACAAACTTTTTGCAGGTCTAGCTTAACCCATTTCCATAAAATTGCTGATCTCATGCACGTACGTTGGTCCTATCCTGATATCTCTCTCTGGTTATTTTTATAGAGTGTTTTTTCTGAAACTCTGGACAAAGTGAAAAGACATGAAGCTGAGCTGAAACAAAGCATAGAAAACCTGctgaaaaaagaggaggaagtaaAGGTTTGTTGCATGATCCAAGCTTTTTTAGTTCCTAGTTGGATGTTATCTAGGTTTTGTCTTTGAGGGAGGATGATGAACAACTTTCGTATCAGTCTGGGAATTAATTCTGAGTTTCTAAAGGGCTTTTGAGCTTGAACGTTGCTGTTAAGTCCATGCCTCCTGATTGGTGAGTggtggttggctttttttttgtcaaccTTATTCAGTTTGCAGACtctaaaatatttatggaaaagaTACAGACCATGTTGTAGTGATTGCATTCCTCTTTACAACAAGAGATCCCTTTTGGTTAGCCTGTGGTTCTAAGAAGTCAGTAGGAATGAGGTTAAAAGATTGCCCCAATGTGTCTGATTTTTGCTCCCAGCATGCAAATCCCTATCTAAAAGCTCTGAAAGAGCAGGGAATTTAATGCAGGTTTCCAAATGCTAGTTCATTCTGCTTGGGCAGAATTGGCACTTGCCTTCCTTCACCAGTAAAAGTGATGGGACTAGAAGTCCTGGCAGTGGGCAAAGGAAATGTTCCTTTCTAGTCTGAAGACAAAACTGTGCCTGTTGGCAGTGTTCTGTCTGGAAGTGCAGCTGCTTTTAAACAGTGAAGGAAGCTTGGTGGAGGCAGTAAGCAGAGAAATTGTTTTTCCTCACCATCCTTAAAAGGACCAAAGGCAATCTATCCATAGAAAAATACCCGTGCAGAACAAGGAGATATATGCATAGTGGAAAGTCTTCAGCAAGCATCGTGCAAGCActacttttttgtctttttctggtCAGGTGCCAGATGCTGGGGAAGGCCACTTGTGTCACTTGGTCTTTCTGCTGTCAGTGGAACATCTTGGTTTGTAGTCACAGGGAGAGGCACTAAGTTAGTAGTTACTTTTCTCAGCCCAGAAAAGACCTTGCTCTTTTACGAGTGAGAGTTAGTGTGTAAAGTGTAAGATTCAGTCCCTAACAgctttgaaagtgttttcttaatAGACTAAGGAGCACCTGCAGAAAAGTCGGCTGGAGAGCCTCTTCAAAGAGGTGTATCTGCAGATCAATGACAAAAAAGAAGAGATCCTGAAAGCTCTCAGGCAGAATGAGGAGGAACAGCTTTCTCAGATTCGGAGTGAGATACGAAAATACAAAGAGATGAAGGACGCAGTCAGCCGTGACATACAGGAGCTGAAGGCTCTGAGAGATCAGAAAGACCACCTTCTTTTCATCAAGGTACCTAACAGCATCTCCCTTCCCAGAGATACTCGGCTCTTGGGCTGGCCTTGGCCTGCATGATGCTAATTCGACTTTCAAAATATCTTTTACAGACTTTTGCAGCAATTCAAGCCAGGTAAGCTCTTCCCGAGGTGTTCTACTACATTACACGTTGCTTCAGGTGACTGATAGTCCAGCGGTGCGGGTCTGCTAGCCCAGCCTGCATGTACTGCAGGTCCACAGCTCCCAGGGCTCACCCGGGCTGCCCCTTGGGCATGCTGACTGCACACTCTGAGCCTGCTTCGTCAGAGACCTGGAGAAGCCCCCAAATATTAACAGAGGTCACGTGTGACTTTTCCTATACAAGATGGCTTATTTTTCTGTACCCTCTGCACCTGTTCATGACACCCATTCTGAGGGCAAGTCCTGAGTATTTAGGTCCCTGGGTGGGCATGCGAAGGATGGGTGAGCTTTGATATCCTGAGTCGTCCTCCAGCTGGCATTGCCTTCTGCTTGTAAGAAGCAAATGCAACAGGAGACAAAACATGCAGTGAAGTCATAAGTCTACAAAGTTCATGGCTTTTCTGCTGAGCTGTTCCCCCAATGCCTGCTTGGCACGGTTCCTCCACCACAGCCCACCACTGCGTGCACACAGGCTCCCCCAGCCCGGCCTTTCCCCAGCCCTGCATTTCAGCTGCAGCGGCTGCCCCTTGGCTGTGATAATGCAGCACCTCTCGTTTGCTGTCCCAGCATCCCAGGGGCTGCCCCATACCTCATTAGCTCCTGCTGTGCGAATTTGTGTGTAACCTCAAACATGATGCTAGGGTCTGTCCTGCCAAAAGCAGGCTGAGGGGACTGAGACACATTCCTCCGGGGACAGGTGGTGTCCATGGAGTGAACTTGATCCTAACAATGTTCAAGAGATTTGGGGTTCTGGGAGAAGACCAGTCAGAGGGGGTGTCCCTGGTAAAGCTGCAGAGGGAGGGAAGGTTAGAAGCTGCTTTCTGTATCTCCTATCGAGGCTGGATATGGAGTGGAGGATGCAGTTGTTGACTCAGGGATGGGCTCGGTGATGGTTTTCCGATGACTTGCAGCTCTTCTGATATCTTTCTGCATGTTTTAGGGAACCCAAGCCAGTTCCTGATGCAGACAGTGTAAAACTGCCAGTGCTACCTGTTATTTTGGATGAATCAAAAACAGACATAACTCTAAGGTCGTTGGAGCAATTCCTCTCAAGCGTGCAGTTCTTATTTATAAGACTACCTGGTAAGTGATCATTTCACTGTGTGACATGCAAGATGGAGAAGCTaccaaaacatatttaaaaaaggaTTGTAATAAGACACCCAGTACACCAAGTACCTCTAGAAGAAGTGATTGCTAACATTGTGTGATTATTTTCACACATGTGTACCTAAAAGAGTGCTCGTCCTGGGCTTCAGCACTTTGGGACAATACACTCTGTTAAAATGGGCTCTGTGTAAAGAGGTGTGCATGTCCTAGGACTTTTCTGGGAGGATCAAGAGACCTCTTCTGTCTGTAGCATCACTTTGATTCAAAGTATGGGGAAAGTTGAGAGCTCATCACAGCAGCGGCAGATGGAGTTTGTCCTATGCCATAAATAAACTACTCTTTCTATGTAAATAATTTTACGCTTTTGTAGTGTTTTGTAAGATCAGCCTACAGTCTCGGTACTGTGCACTGTGGGATGCCTGTACAAGTGAATCAGAACGATGAGGGTTCCCTTGTTAATGCTCTCTTGATGGTGCTTGAGCCCTTGCTGACAGTGAGCCTAGGGTCAAGACCAAGAGAGAGCTGGGGTGGGAAGGCTCTGTCCAGAGTGTGTGTGACAGTGTGTGATGTGCACACCTACCTGGCTGCTATCTGTACAGCCTTGGGTACACCAAGAAACACACTGTGCTCATGGCCGCTCCTGAGCTCAGCCTCTACCATCCCTGTACGCATAGTCCAGACCTATTCTGGCTAGAAAGCCTGAGATCCCGGTTCTCCTCTATGGCATCTGAGCAATTTTGGTTGGTTGTCCAAGTCACTGATGCTGTTTCAGTTTCATGAATGAATAACTTCCAGAGCAGAAAATACCACAATATCCAAATGCATTATGTGCAAGAGAAGGTCTGAATAAAAACATGCTGCAACTTCCTGAGTGTAGAATTAACTACTTGTGACTGGCTGTACTATGAAGTTTTGAGAGTTTTAGAAAATAACTTCAGATGATCCTAAGCAAATAAGTGTTTATAAAATGGCCGCGCTGCTGTTCACACATTTCTTGTACAGGGAAGTTAAGCTGGGAAGTTCTTAAAAAGGCCTGAtgaagctctgcaggacaatgATGGGAAACTAAAATCTAAGAGTTGTAGTAGttggaaacaaaaagcaaaaagacactttaaaattgTGAAGGAGCAGCATTTCTTGATGTGTGATATCACCGACCCCCTTTAGAATGACATAGGAGCAGCTAAGAGAGGTGCAGAAGATGTTTCAGTTAACATATGCTTTTAATGACTTGGGTGGGTTGGACTTGGATTGGATGACTTGCATAGGATGACTTGGATTGAGAAATCCAGCTTCAGCAATGGGGATGTATGCACATCTGCACAATTATCTGTTAATcataatgtgtttttttctttctatagttCATGAACATCTGACTTTTACAGTACGTTCGAAATATGTAGTTCTTTCCAGTTGCAAGGAAGTCACTCCATCCTCAGCCAGTTCTTCGAAAGCTGGGGCATGCAAAGCCCTTCCACATGTAGTCAGCGACCAGAAGTTCTCAAAGGGCTGTCATTTCTGGGAGGTGGACACCAGCAATGCGACATGCTGGAAGCTTGGAATCATTTGTCACACATCTGAGTGCTACCTGGAAATGTCTCATGATTACCTGCACGTGGTCGAAAGTCAAATAATTGTCACAGAAGAGCTTCCTACAGCCCTCAAAGTGGTCAGGTTATGTCTAgactgtgaaagaaatacactgtCATTTTATGACGTGTCTGTTAAGGATGGAGATCCTGATGTGAGCCTCAGGTTTATAGAGACAGTGAGCATCCCTGGAACCTATCCTGTCCGTGCTACTTTTGGAGTGTCTGATGGCTCTTTGAACCTCCTGTAATGATGTGGGGACAAGGTGCTGTTTTGTATTTCCAGGCCTAGGTATTGGGACTGCTGCTGCGCGGAGGCTTTGCTAAGCTGGCAtattagaaattttatttttgggCTGCTGTGACGGCTTACCTGTGTGAGGGCAAGGCCTCTGGGGTATATCACAGCACACTGCTACTTACTGCAAGAGCTCCTATCTTACTTATTCTGTTAATCATGATGGAAGTACTGTTAAGTTGCGCTTTTTGCTCGGTTGTGGGAAATGCTGTGTTGGCTGTATGTTATTAAAGTAATTTAGTTTGCAAAACTCAATGGCAATTTAGTTTCTAAAGCAGTTGACAGCACCACATTAACTAAGCAGCTCTAATGCATCAGCTTTTACCCCAgccctcctccctctgccctgcaCAACCTCAGCCATCCTTTGAGAAGCAAAGCTGGCCTGGGAGGCAAGTAGAGACTAGGCAGTAAGACACCTGGTTTCCCttgctgtctgctgctgctgtcctctgTGAGCTCTCTGATAGATCACTTACCTAGTTCTTgcctcagttttaattttctcctcACCTATGCAAATATCTCACAGCACAGGGAGTAATAAAGAGGAAAACTCCTGTGCCTTTAGTCTGTGCCATATGGGGCCTGGATGTTCTTATGACTGTTCCAGCATCTTGggtgtgggagacatcggcctgtcagccctgcacagcctctgaatcaacagctaggctttgatgagaaacaggccttgggagaaagataagaaactgctgagttgtgccaaggtggcagaggaaaacaacagacagctgcaacactaaactggaaaagtactgaactgtgagaagttactgctgcatgaacaagaagttgattggtctgcacagcgcgtgttagagtggtcttatgctgataggagaaaaggttgataactgtctaattgctgatttgctaattatgaagtaagagctttggcgagagcgtaagtatgtactattggaaaaataaatggctttgcttgataaaactctcatagagttgtgcaagtccaatacCCTCCCGCAACACTTGGGAGAGGAAGAGATattcctgcctgctgcctgtggTTCTGCTGCCTTCAGACGGAGCCAGGGTATTCGCAGGAAGAGGTCCAGGCAGGAGCTCCCTCCCCCAGCAGGGACAGTGAAGGACCTTGAGGGACACTACAGTTTTGCATATGCTAAAAGTTCAGTCTTAGAAGAAAGTGGCTGTGGTTTGTCTTTTGCATTTAATACACCAAAATGACAAGGAAAACCATGTGGGTAGAGTTGGGTCTCCCAAATGCACCTGCAGTAGCTGATGCTCTGCCTGGTCTCAGGTGGTACAGGCAGAAAGTGAGGTAAGCAAGGCTGCTGACACGGTACAGGGATGTTCCTATCCTAGAGTGCCTTTCCAAGAGCCTTCACCAGCCCCCTTTCCCTGTCAGCTGGCTGCAGGTAGGAGAAACCAGCCTCAACAAGTCCCACTTGGACTTGCCCCTGGGTTCTCCCTATTTTACCTGTCTCTGTTGTTGAGAAGAACCAGACAAAGCAGAGGCAATTCCTGGCTTACCCCTGCCAGGCTCATACTCTTCTCATCCAGTGTTTACCTTTAGTTTGCTGCCCCTGGCGTGGGAGGATTTTTccaggagggcagagggctgTAGGAGAATGGTCCATCTCATGCCCTCCCCAGCATGCCCTGCTCCCACCAGCCTGCCGGGGTTACACTCAGAGTAGATGTCTAAAAGTAGCTGCCGCGGTTTACAAGAGCTGTTTGCGGGTGGAGCCTGCCTCTGCCGGTCCGTCACAGGGCAGAGAGGAAGGACTTGCAGCCTCTGGGCTGGGTCTCCAACCGGGGCACATCGCCAAAGATGTGTTTTTAGTTTCGTTTCTCACAGACTGACTAACGCCATTTCTGCAGCCATGGCAAAAGCTAGGGAGGAATTTGGAGGGGGTGCCAGCCTGGAGGACGAACTCAGCTGTCCCATCTGCCTGTGCCTGTACAGGAACCCGGTGTCGCTGAGCTGCGGTCACAGCTTCTGCAAGCAGTGTATCCAGAAGGCGCTCGGTGCCCAGCAGCAATCCAAGGCCCCTTACTCCTGCCCCATGTGCAAGCTCCAGCTGGGGCCCATCCTGGAGCTGCAGAAGAATTTCCAGCTGTGCAGCATCGTGGAGGCATTTCTGGCCACCACTTCCAAAGAAGAACGGAGTGAGGGCTCTgcagagaagaagaaggaggtggTTCCCTGTGACTTCTGCCTGGAGCGGTCCCAGCCAGCAGTGAAAATATGCCTGATGTGTGATGCGTTTCTGTGCCAGGCCCATCTGGACAAACACAACGCCAAGGCTTCCCAGCAGGACCACGTCCTGGTGGAGGTGGGCGCAGGCGGTGGGGCGGTGGAGAGGAGGTGCCTGGAGCACGGCAGGCTGCTGGAGTGCTACTGCCAGGACGAGGGGCAGTACATCTGTGTGCTCTGCTCTATTGCGGGATCCCACAAGGGCCACAGCATTGTCACCCTGAAGGAGGCACATGACAAACAGCTGGTAAGGTGCTTTGTTTCCCCACCACCCCTGCAGTGTTTGCTCCAAACTCCTGACCCAGAGGAAGGGGGGAAGCTGCAGGAGGGGTGGTAAGACTTTCACTAGGGAATGGGGACAGAGGGGTGAGGGCagacaggcagcagctcaggcGATTTCATGTCTGCCCCAGCTGGGACTGGTACATTGTGCTgctatttgcttttcatttcctcCTTTGTGGTGCCAAACCAGCCTGGCAGGCTaagcagagggagaaggaagagcagagaaaggTGTTTGGGGCTGACAGAGACAAGGGTGGGTGAACCCTGCAGTGTGTGTTGATGTGGACATGCATGCGGGAGGGCGAGCAAGAGGcaggcacagggctctgctgtccCATGCCACGTCCTGTGCAGCCTCAGGCAACTGCAAACTGCCACTGACTGGTGTTTTCCTGGCTGGCATTAAGAAGTATTCCTGCAGGGATTAAGAAGCCTCTTCCTCCACAGAGCCCGGGGGACCCCACCACTGCTGAACTCTGTGTTGGGAAACAGGTTTTCCCACTCCAGGCCCttccctctgtctccctcctccccctgcccccagttTTGCCGAGCCAGCGTCCCAGCGGGCACAGAGACGTAGGGCCT
Proteins encoded in this window:
- the LOC141929504 gene encoding E3 ubiquitin/ISG15 ligase TRIM25-like translates to MSKSSCRGLQELFAGGACLCRSVTGQRGRTCSLWAGSPTGAHRQRCVFSFVSHRLTNAISAAMAKAREEFGGGASLEDELSCPICLCLYRNPVSLSCGHSFCKQCIQKALGAQQQSKAPYSCPMCKLQLGPILELQKNFQLCSIVEAFLATTSKEERSEGSAEKKKEVVPCDFCLERSQPAVKICLMCDAFLCQAHLDKHNAKASQQDHVLVEVGAGGGAVERRCLEHGRLLECYCQDEGQYICVLCSIAGSHKGHSIVTLKEAHDKQLGKLSEIVTWLQQRKSALAAALEELQKSEDQIKTNTKTVTSQLQKLFEEMKTEMIQKEKKILSDIQSNEKKQLADITKVKKEMEQRRDESVQHLQSLQKMREQPDIFLFFKEFKLATDRMVSQNFSVSRMDVEVVQLNQARIDHWRHLMRDFMSDLDSLLQNVHGELTNQIKRNSGASNTGTASNYTFAKPEEIFSSYNVWRPQKAWGAAQNQPKGSRPSSGRCEQNLWSSFAQN
- the LOC141929503 gene encoding E3 ubiquitin/ISG15 ligase TRIM25-like; amino-acid sequence: MAERGVVAGLKEELTCPICLSIYSNPVSLGCGHSFCKECIQEARSRRPSPQSPFSCPLCQARADPAAELQPNVQLRSIAQKFLDAPAQQEEEEREVQCEEKGESSGQEDEVILCDFCLQEPQPAAKTCLSCEASLCQAHLIKHNTKSPSKDHVLMEPCDSQVLAKRRCPQHGKLLECYCETDLVCICMLCCVMSSHKDHKITCLEEAFGRVQSVFSETLDKVKRHEAELKQSIENLLKKEEEVKTKEHLQKSRLESLFKEVYLQINDKKEEILKALRQNEEEQLSQIRSEIRKYKEMKDAVSRDIQELKALRDQKDHLLFIKTFAAIQAREPKPVPDADSVKLPVLPVILDESKTDITLRSLEQFLSSVQFLFIRLPVHEHLTFTVRSKYVVLSSCKEVTPSSASSSKAGACKALPHVVSDQKFSKGCHFWEVDTSNATCWKLGIICHTSECYLEMSHDYLHVVESQIIVTEELPTALKVVRLCLDCERNTLSFYDVSVKDGDPDVSLRFIETVSIPGTYPVRATFGVSDGSLNLL